A section of the Gloeobacter violaceus PCC 7421 genome encodes:
- a CDS encoding glycerol acyltransferase, giving the protein MRYVRPRLEFVPQRLSLGVVRASHWVLPFLLRVRTRPWLPAGIARIEAVNAEGLVKLYQRFQAGEVRFLMAFRHPEVDDPMSLMYLFSRILPGVARRQKIALQLPLHTHFLYDRGMPLWAGNWLEWLFSRLGGMPIHRGRALDWTAIRAARELFANGSMPITIAPEGATNGHSEIVSPLEPGVAQLGFWCVDDLRRAQRSQEVLIVPIGVQYRYPKPPWAQLDRLMGRLEADCGLPPAPPFDPRARDGFEEALYARLLRLAERLLDTMEKFYSRFNHRPLEELSPKIADLTGDPHPQLALRLQALLDVALRTAERHFGIASTGEIAERCRKLEEAGWIDTYREDLLALGRLSRLEQDLADWVAQAAILPVKHMRLVESFVAVTGSYVRERPTAERFAETTLILFDLVSRIKGEKNPRRPRLGWRQARISVGEPISVTERWSVYHTSRSAARQAVQRLTGDLQQALEKLID; this is encoded by the coding sequence ATGCGTTACGTCCGACCACGCCTCGAATTTGTCCCCCAACGGCTCAGCCTGGGGGTGGTGCGGGCCTCGCACTGGGTGCTGCCGTTCCTGCTGCGCGTTCGCACACGGCCCTGGCTGCCGGCGGGCATCGCCCGGATTGAGGCGGTAAATGCCGAAGGGTTGGTCAAGCTTTATCAGCGGTTTCAGGCGGGTGAGGTTCGCTTTTTGATGGCGTTTCGCCACCCCGAAGTCGATGATCCGATGTCCTTAATGTATCTGTTTTCTCGCATTCTGCCCGGGGTGGCCCGCCGGCAGAAAATCGCCCTCCAACTTCCCCTGCACACGCACTTTCTCTACGACCGAGGGATGCCGCTGTGGGCCGGCAACTGGCTGGAGTGGCTTTTTTCGCGGTTGGGGGGAATGCCCATCCACCGCGGCCGGGCGCTCGATTGGACCGCTATTCGCGCTGCCCGCGAACTTTTTGCAAACGGCAGCATGCCGATCACCATCGCTCCGGAAGGGGCGACCAACGGCCACAGCGAAATCGTCAGTCCCCTGGAACCTGGGGTCGCCCAGTTGGGCTTCTGGTGCGTAGATGATTTGCGCAGAGCCCAACGCTCCCAGGAAGTGCTGATTGTGCCGATTGGCGTTCAATACCGTTATCCTAAGCCGCCCTGGGCACAGTTGGACCGCCTGATGGGCCGCCTGGAAGCCGACTGCGGCTTGCCGCCTGCTCCACCTTTTGATCCGCGCGCCCGGGATGGCTTTGAAGAAGCGCTCTACGCACGGCTACTGCGTCTTGCTGAACGATTGCTCGACACGATGGAAAAGTTTTATAGCCGCTTCAACCATCGCCCACTAGAGGAATTGAGCCCAAAGATTGCAGACCTTACGGGCGATCCCCACCCACAACTGGCATTGCGTCTGCAGGCACTGCTCGACGTAGCTCTACGCACCGCCGAACGGCACTTCGGCATCGCATCTACCGGCGAGATCGCCGAGCGGTGCCGCAAGCTGGAGGAGGCGGGCTGGATAGACACCTACCGGGAAGATCTGCTGGCTCTGGGCAGGCTTTCCCGGCTGGAGCAGGATCTGGCGGATTGGGTGGCGCAAGCGGCCATTCTGCCGGTCAAGCACATGCGTCTGGTCGAGAGCTTCGTGGCCGTCACCGGCAGCTATGTGCGCGAGCGGCCGACCGCCGAACGCTTTGCCGAAACGACGCTGATTCTTTTTGATCTGGTTTCGCGCATCAAAGGGGAAAAAAACCCGCGCAGGCCCCGCTTGGGCTGGCGACAGGCGCGGATCTCTGTCGGAGAGCCCATCTCAGTCACAGAACGCTGGTCTGTTTATCACACCAGCCGCTCGGCCGCCCGGCAGGCCGTTCAGCGTCTGACTGGGGATCTACAGCAGGCTCTTGAAAAGCTCATCGACTAG
- a CDS encoding CHAT domain-containing tetratricopeptide repeat protein, with product MAASEYQPPHRLARGLASLAAVLLLVSCPRALFAQDQAVAEADRLSAQIQSLQAAGRFAEAIVLGRRRLELLEQTLGAEHPQVADSLNNLAVLHGVQGDYTEAEALFERTLALRERTFGPTHPLVAKGLYGLAMLYGARGNLTEAQPLAERALAIRRRTLGADHPLVAKSLHGLAMLLMARGAGDAAAEGYFLEALAVWKQTLGEEHPEAARSLHGLAILCRLRGEVERAEALFLRVRAIWEKAYGPDHPDVARSLHSLAGLYLDQGRLDEAEPLFRRALAIREASLGTNHPGLAQSLQGLAQLAVRQGEPELARTSIARALEIQEHNLADSLAAGSERHKRDYLQVLAAAADTAISLHLRSSPADPAAARLAFATVLRRKGRILDVQSGSLAALRAHLAPADQVLLDQWTTARTRLATLAFGVLGEDAPVSAATGAAQSLQREAERLEAALSRRSAEFVALSAPADPQSVQRQIPSATVLVELILYRPLNLQATRFSEQFAAPRYAAYLFDGRGALDWVDLGEARAIDATAQVFRNAVRNSALPTAELKAAARRLDRALMEPVRAKLGGRRRLLVSPDGALNLIPFAALVDEHGRFLVERFTIQYLGSGRDLLRLARPATLRHPPLLIANPDFDRADAVVDRLAAAGKIDTRAGKFDALGFAALPATAKEVAALAELLPDARVLTQAAATESALKRSSGPSILHIATHGFFLHPTAQAENPLLRSGLALAGVNVRKSGGDDGVLTALEVAGLDLRGTRLAVLSACETGLGDVESGEGVYGLRRALTLAGAASQLVSLWRVEDTATRDLMVGFYRELRAGAGSDDALRRVQLTMLRSRSFRHPYYWSAFIPSGDWRPMAELFARPGRR from the coding sequence ATGGCCGCATCCGAGTATCAGCCGCCCCACCGGCTTGCAAGAGGGCTGGCGTCGCTGGCGGCGGTTCTGCTGCTGGTGAGCTGTCCCAGAGCACTTTTCGCCCAGGACCAGGCCGTGGCCGAAGCGGACCGCCTGAGCGCTCAAATTCAATCGTTGCAGGCGGCCGGGCGGTTCGCAGAGGCGATCGTTCTCGGTCGGCGGCGGCTGGAATTGCTGGAGCAGACGCTTGGAGCGGAGCATCCGCAGGTGGCCGACAGCCTCAACAACCTGGCCGTTTTGCACGGGGTGCAGGGCGATTACACCGAGGCGGAGGCTTTGTTCGAGCGGACGCTCGCCCTGCGCGAGCGCACCTTTGGCCCGACGCACCCGCTGGTCGCCAAGGGTCTCTATGGCCTGGCGATGCTCTACGGGGCGCGCGGCAACCTCACCGAAGCGCAACCGCTCGCCGAACGGGCCCTGGCCATCCGTCGCCGGACCCTGGGTGCGGACCACCCGCTGGTGGCCAAGAGCCTGCACGGCCTGGCGATGCTGCTGATGGCCCGCGGCGCCGGCGATGCGGCGGCAGAAGGGTATTTTCTGGAGGCGCTGGCGGTCTGGAAGCAAACCCTGGGCGAGGAGCACCCGGAGGCGGCCCGCAGCCTGCACGGTCTCGCGATACTGTGCCGGTTGCGGGGCGAAGTCGAGCGGGCCGAGGCGCTGTTCTTGCGCGTTCGGGCCATCTGGGAAAAAGCCTACGGTCCGGACCACCCGGATGTGGCCCGCAGTCTGCACAGTCTGGCCGGGCTCTACCTCGATCAAGGCCGCCTGGACGAGGCGGAACCGCTGTTTCGACGCGCCTTGGCCATCCGCGAAGCCTCGCTCGGGACGAACCACCCCGGTCTGGCCCAGTCGCTGCAGGGTTTGGCACAGCTCGCGGTCCGCCAGGGGGAGCCCGAGCTTGCCAGAACGTCGATTGCCCGCGCCCTTGAGATCCAGGAGCACAATCTGGCGGATTCGCTCGCCGCGGGTTCAGAACGCCACAAGCGCGATTACTTGCAGGTTCTGGCCGCTGCCGCCGACACGGCCATCTCGCTGCACCTGCGTTCTTCCCCCGCCGACCCTGCCGCCGCCCGGCTGGCCTTTGCGACCGTCCTGCGGCGCAAGGGCCGTATCCTCGATGTCCAGAGCGGCAGCCTCGCGGCATTGCGCGCGCACCTTGCCCCCGCCGACCAGGTGCTTCTCGACCAATGGACTACCGCCCGCACGCGGCTTGCCACCCTGGCTTTCGGGGTTCTGGGCGAGGACGCACCGGTATCCGCCGCCACCGGTGCGGCGCAGTCTTTGCAGCGCGAAGCCGAACGCCTCGAAGCCGCCCTCAGCCGCCGCAGCGCCGAATTTGTCGCCCTTTCCGCTCCGGCCGACCCGCAGTCGGTACAAAGGCAGATTCCAAGCGCAACGGTCCTGGTGGAATTGATCCTCTACCGGCCGCTCAACTTGCAAGCCACCCGCTTCAGTGAGCAGTTCGCCGCGCCGCGTTACGCGGCCTACCTGTTCGACGGACGCGGCGCACTGGACTGGGTGGATCTGGGGGAGGCCCGGGCGATCGACGCGACAGCCCAGGTCTTTCGCAATGCCGTGCGCAACAGCGCCCTGCCGACAGCCGAACTCAAGGCCGCCGCCCGCCGGCTCGATCGAGCACTGATGGAGCCGGTGCGCGCCAAACTCGGCGGGCGGCGAAGGCTGCTGGTCTCCCCCGACGGGGCGCTCAATTTGATCCCCTTTGCTGCTCTGGTGGACGAGCACGGTCGATTTCTGGTGGAACGCTTTACCATCCAGTACCTCGGTTCCGGCCGGGATCTGTTGCGGCTGGCCCGCCCGGCCACTCTTCGCCACCCACCACTGTTGATCGCCAATCCGGATTTTGACCGGGCGGATGCCGTTGTCGATCGCCTCGCTGCTGCGGGCAAAATCGACACGCGGGCTGGAAAGTTTGATGCACTCGGTTTTGCGGCCCTCCCTGCCACCGCCAAAGAAGTCGCAGCCCTTGCCGAACTGCTGCCGGACGCACGGGTGCTCACCCAGGCAGCGGCCACCGAAAGCGCCCTCAAGCGCTCGTCCGGCCCAAGCATTCTGCACATTGCCACCCACGGCTTCTTTTTGCACCCGACTGCCCAGGCGGAAAATCCACTCTTGCGCTCGGGGCTGGCCCTGGCGGGGGTAAACGTCCGTAAAAGCGGTGGTGACGACGGTGTGCTCACCGCCCTGGAGGTGGCCGGGCTCGACTTGCGCGGGACCCGACTTGCCGTGCTCTCCGCCTGCGAGACGGGACTTGGGGATGTCGAGAGCGGTGAGGGCGTCTATGGTCTAAGGCGCGCCCTGACCCTGGCGGGAGCCGCAAGCCAACTGGTGAGCCTCTGGCGGGTGGAGGACACCGCGACCAGGGATCTGATGGTCGGTTTCTATCGAGAATTGCGCGCCGGGGCAGGCAGTGACGATGCGTTGCGCCGGGTGCAACTGACCATGCTCCGTAGCCGCAGTTTCCGCCATCCCTACTACTGGTCGGCCTTTATCCCTTCCGGGGACTGGCGGCCCATGGCTGAATTGTTTGCGCGGCCGGGGCGGCGCTAA
- a CDS encoding DUF928 domain-containing protein: protein MPVLLYRLAWGLLAMNMAWRGWEAPAAAGETPKTPRPARVTPGERPVQKPAAPSQNFFKLVRTRDRRLPAQRVRHLRSAGCDLPVPAPLTALAPRSSPGLTQAAHPTFLWHLPTVGASAPPVLFTLESREGHLLYRAHLDTNGLAPGVVALALPSEAPPLAPGRDYHWSVTLLCDLDDPSANVTVDAWVSRVVPGVAWRRRLEQAPPAARTALLAEDGYWYDLLPALAALHRTATGAPLAAGRWQSLLRSEGLDVIAGALPIPMFTGIAQFPVALNQISAPNVRP from the coding sequence ATGCCCGTACTGCTTTATCGACTTGCCTGGGGCCTGCTCGCGATGAACATGGCCTGGCGGGGGTGGGAAGCGCCTGCGGCGGCCGGGGAAACCCCAAAAACTCCCCGACCCGCCAGGGTGACGCCTGGCGAGCGCCCGGTTCAAAAACCGGCCGCGCCAAGTCAGAACTTCTTCAAGCTCGTGCGCACGCGCGATCGCCGCCTGCCGGCGCAGCGGGTCAGGCACCTGCGCTCGGCGGGATGCGATCTACCGGTGCCGGCGCCGCTGACCGCCCTGGCGCCCAGAAGTTCGCCCGGATTGACCCAGGCTGCCCATCCCACCTTCCTCTGGCACCTGCCGACGGTGGGCGCCTCCGCCCCGCCGGTGCTGTTTACCCTGGAATCGCGCGAGGGGCACCTTCTCTATCGTGCCCACCTGGACACCAACGGCCTTGCCCCCGGCGTCGTCGCCCTCGCTCTGCCGTCCGAGGCGCCGCCGCTGGCCCCGGGCCGGGATTACCACTGGTCGGTGACGCTGCTGTGCGATCTAGACGATCCCTCGGCCAATGTGACGGTGGATGCCTGGGTCAGCCGGGTGGTGCCGGGCGTTGCCTGGAGACGGCGGCTGGAGCAGGCGCCGCCGGCGGCACGGACCGCTTTGCTGGCCGAGGACGGCTACTGGTACGATCTGCTGCCGGCGCTGGCAGCGCTGCACCGCACCGCAACCGGCGCACCACTTGCCGCCGGGCGCTGGCAATCGCTGCTGCGCTCCGAGGGACTCGATGTGATCGCCGGTGCCCTGCCCATACCGATGTTCACAGGGATTGCGCAATTTCCTGTGGCCTTGAACCAAATTTCTGCTCCGAACGTCCGACCCTAG